In a single window of the Acipenser ruthenus chromosome 42, fAciRut3.2 maternal haplotype, whole genome shotgun sequence genome:
- the LOC117400950 gene encoding tubulin alpha chain has protein sequence MRECISVHVGQAGVQIGNACWELYCLEHGIQPDGTMPSDKTIGGGDDSFNTFFSETGAGKHVPRAVFVDLEPTVIDEVRTGTYRQLFHPEQLITGKEDAANNYARGHYTIGKEIIDLVLDRVRKLADQCTGLQGFLVFHSFGGGTGSGFTSLLMERLSVDYGKKSKLEFSIYPAPQVSTAVVEPYNSILTTHTTLEHSDCAFMVDNEAIYDICCRNLDIERPSYTNLNRLISQIVSSITASLRFDGALNVDLTEFQTNLVPYPRIHFPLATYAPVISAEKAYHEQLSVSEITNACFEPANQMVKCDPRHGKYMACCLLYRGDVVPKDVNAAIATIKTKRSIQFVDWCPTGFKVGINYQPPTVVPGGDLAKVQRAVCMLSNTTAIAEAWARLDHKFDLMYAKRAFVHWYVGEGMEEGEFSEAREDMAALEKDYEEVGVDSIEGEGEEEGEEY, from the exons atg CGTGAGTGCATCTCCGTCCACGTTGGCCAGGCTGGTGTCCAGATCGGCAATGCCTGCTGGGAGCTCTACTGCCTGGAGCACGGCATCCAGCCTGATGGGACGATGCCCAGTGACAAGACCATTGGAGGAGGGGACGACTCCTTCAACACCTTCTTCAGCGAGACTGGAGCCGGCAAGCACGTCCCCAGAGCTGTCTTTGTAGATCTCGAGCCAACAGTCATAG ATGAGGTGCGCACTGGTACCTACCGCCAGCTGTTCCACCCTGAGCAGCTCATCACTGGCAAGGAGGATGCTGCTAACAACTACGCCCGTGGGCACTACACCATCGGCAAAGAGATCATCGACCTGGTTCTGGACAGGGTCcgcaaactg GCTGACCAGTGCACAGGTCTCCAGGGTTTCCTGGTCTTCCACAGCTTTGGAGGTGGTACGGGTTCTGGTTTCACCTCCCTGCTGATGGAACGCCTGTCTGTGGACTACGGCAAGAAGTCCAAGCTGGAGTTCTCCATCTACCCAGCCCCCCAGGTCTCCACAGCTGTGGTGGAGCCCTACAACTCCATCCTGACCACCCACACCACCCTGGAGCACTCCGACTGTGCCTTCATGGTAGACAATGAGGCCATCTATGACATCTGCTGCAGGAACCTTGATATTGAGCGTCCCTCCTACACCAACCTGAACAGGCTTATCAGCCAGATTGTGTCCTCCATCACAGCCTCCCTCCGATTCGACGGTGCCCTGAATGTTGATCTGACAGAGTTCCAGACCAACTTGGTGCCCTACCCCCGTATCCACTTCCCCCTGGCCACCTACGCCCCAGTCATCTCAGCCGAGAAAGCCTACCATgagcagctttctgtgtctgagatcACCAACGCCTGCTTTGAGCCGGCCAACCAGATGGTCAAATGTGACCCCCGTCACGGCAAGTACATGGCCTGCTGCCTGCTGTACCGTGGTGACGTGGTGCCCAAAGATGTCAACGCTGCTATTGCCACCATCAAGACCAAACGTAGCATCCAGTTTGTGGACTGGTGCCCAACTGGTTTCAAGGTTGGTATCAACTACCAGCCTCCCACTGTGGTTCCTGGGGGTGACCTGGCCAAGGTTCAGAGGGCAGTGTGTATGCTGAGCAATACCACCGCCATCGCTGAGGCCTGGGCACGGCTGGACCACAAGTTTGACCTGATGTACGCCAAGCGGGCCTTCGTCCACTGGTACGTGGGGGAGGGTATGGAGGAAGGAGAGTTCTCGGAAGCCCGAGAAGACATGGCCGCCCTGGAGAAAGACTATGAAGAGGTGGGCGTCGACTCcattgagggagagggagaggaggaaggagaggagtaTTGA